ttcttcttccttttccttcttcttcctctctcatCTCTGTTCTGTTCAATTCCTctttgtcctctctctctctctgctcatTCTTCTGCTCAGTTGCTgtcctgctgcttcttcttctttccttctttcttctaaTTCTCCCCCCTAATTATCTCAATTCTCCCCCCTAATTATCTCAATTCTCTCTCCATCCTACGTGTCCTACATCAAATAGGCGTCAGAGCAAACCATGAACATCACCATGCAGCCAATCAAAGTTCAGAAATTGCAAGCACTGTTTGCCTGCAACTTTTCAGACTAGGGATATTTTTCACAATGATGGAGGACCATCTACATCCTATAGGCTGCCCATTTAGCACAGATATTTTAGAAGGTTTCGGAAGATTTAGGAAATTGTGTTTGCATTAGGATCACTTAGTATTATTTAATGACTTTCTTTGGTATTTTGTAATTACATATTCGTTGGGGTTAttttgtaaatatgtgttagtaGTAGTTGTGGTGTAAGTGCTGGCCATGCAAGTTGATGTATGGTAATCATTTTGATGTCAGATTGTTgctctttctctctatctctctctctctctctctctctctctctctctcatctgcAGGATacttgcttctcttcttcttcctctatCATCTCTGTACTGTTCTATTCTTCATCTTTCTATCCTTCTCTCACTCTGCTTATTCTTCTGTTCTGGTTCATCCTGctgcttcttcttttcttctcttcttctaattctctcccctaattctctcaattctctgTCTGTCTCTGAATtcttggaaattctctagtttctacatctatagtccttatactagtcattactccattgtacatatctttaatgacatcagtatacctactacatacacctttttttctctaaaacccaccatagaacttccctaagtaccctatcatatgctttctctaagtcaataaataccatatgcaagtctcacttcttttccctaaatttttccattaatcttcttaaaagatatatagcttctgcgGTAGATCTCCcaaacataaaatcaaattgattttctaaaaccttcgtttctagccttaatctttgctCAACTATcctttcccacaatttcatcatatgactcataagtttaattccacgatagttattacaattttgaacatctcatttatttttgtatataggtattaaagtattttttgTCCATTCATTtcgcattttcttagtttttaaaattgtgttaaataaattagttaaccatataattccgttatcacctaagcatttccaaacttcaattgggatgttatccggtccaatagctttttcatttttcatcttttttagtgcaaacttaacttcattaactctaattttgcgaataaatctcatattttagtcttttcctcatttgttagTTTacgccttctatttggtttttattaaacaacttactaaagtaacttcgccatctatcttttatgtcttcgtccttagccaagacaatatcatcctcacttttatgcattttacatttcataAGCCCCTTCTTGTCCAAAATTTTCTCCCTGTTATATCGTTTCATGTGAACGTAAAACCCAACAATCAAATCCCTATTATTCCTTAAAATGGTCCCTAGAATACAATTAGCATCCATTTCATAAATACAACTCTTATAGTGCCTCTATTTTATGCTCAGTTAAATAGACACACAAGACATCTAGAATAATAACCAATATTTGCAAACAAGAAGCATAAAACCTACGGACTTAACAATAATTCTGTTGATGGTATCTCATTTTATATCAAAAGCCTCTTTTACTGCATTGTACACACAGGAATTAAAGACTTCGAGTAAAAACTTTGTTATAGGGGCAGGCCTTAGCCTGATGGTTAGGGTATTACACTCAAACTTGAAGGCTATTGGTTCAAGTCACAAAAGCAGCATCTCCAAGTGCAGTGGCAAGGCTACCTCCGCAGATCCCCAACATGGCATGGGAGCCTTGGGCACTTAGTCATATATTTTGTATGTAAAAATCATATACTTTTTATGTAAAAAATTTATAGTTGGGAGCCCAATGCAGGCACCCAATGCaaacattttgaaataattatttgtACGGATTCATGCAACCTAAAAGACATTATATAACTTGTGAAGTTGATATAATGTATCGATGAAGCACATTAATGCAATAATATCATCCTTTCACTAGTTTCAAGACAAGATGCgagtattataaaaaaaaaaaattataacatatCAAATTATCAATGAACCACAATAATGCAAATCATCATTTGACAAATTCCAAGACAAGATGAAAGCATTTTAATACTCAAACAATACTACTACTCAATAGTCAAACAAAACATAAGTATTTATAAAAGCTTAAGAAGACGCTACTACTAAGTTGACGTGGAAGAGAAACCAGAGTACAGCTTGCTAAATTTTATGCATGACACAAGTTCCTCCAACTTAGCCCAGTTTCCTAGTAATGCCAGGCTCCAGAAAATGTTTAAATACTTGGGACACTAAACAACAGAAATGCAGTATAGACTTACAATCATCTGAGTCATCATCCTCATCACACCACTTATTCCAATCAACTTTAAGGTAAGGAGCAGGTTTTTCTTCTGACTTTAATAATCTTTTCCACCAACCCTTTTGCTCCTTCTGAATGGAGCAAAAAATGTCCCTTAACCCAACTTTAGTTTTACAACCCTGCATGGAATGGAATAGAATTCAAGCACCAGGAACACTATCATTCAAGTTTATTCCATTGAAACAGCTACAGGATACAGAAGTATAAAATAGCTCCCATCTAAAAAAGACACTTTTCTGATTATGCTTTTTAAAAGTAAATGCAAGAAAGTTATACTTACTGTGTTGCTTTTCTCATTGAGAAGAGGGGGGGAAAACAACTTGTTCTGAGGTGCTAACTGAACTAAACATGAAGAGCACGCATGATAGCAATGATATTGAGGTGTGTGTGAACAAAGTGAAATGAGCAATGTCCCCACAAAGAAAAAGGGCCAATAAAAAATATCTGTAGTAACGTTTGACCTTCCAGATGTGAAAATACAGACCTTAAAGCAAATAAAGCTTTGAGGCAAGGTGTAAAACAGCCCtaggaaaacaaaaacaaaaacaaaaaaaacaaaaaaacaaaacaaataatatCGTACACAGCAAAAATAAGGGTATTTCAGATGGTGAAAGAAACTAACAGAGAAGAAAGTACAAGAAAACTAAGGATAAGAAGTCttctaataaaaaataaaaagtacaataaaagataaaaatatgaaataagaTTACTTTATTAAAAAAGCCTCGCTTTAACGTCTCTTCATCATAAATTCACGGAATTCCTCAAACAGTTGCAACTCTCACGGCCAATTCTTTTTCTTAGCCAGGGTTTTAACagatttattaattttaatttcttttcctcCATTGGCAACCAATTTAAGCCCCATCCCATCTAATAACTCCTGCACATCTTTACTGACACTACAAATCCCCAACATAATCTGATCCTCAGAAGATAAACCAATTTCTTCAACATTGTGCGCGGTAGGTGAAAAGAATTATCAAGATAAATTACACATTACAAAGAAGACACCGTAAAGAAAAGGAATTCCAGTAAAGATAAAGAAACGTCGAGAAGCTCACTCCAGGTAGTATTGTGCCATAGAGTTGCAGACCGAAAAAAAAGAGTTCGCTTTGCACACCCCGAGCAGAGAAGCTGAGCAAACCCTGAGGCTCGCATTTCATCGAAACATCTTTTGCATCAGGCAATGCGATAGTCAGGTATACCTTATCAGCACGCTGAGCCCAGAGGACCTCCGGATGCCGACTGAAtttcaaagaagaagaagaaataatgaCCTGGTTCACTTACAATAATGTTTGATGCATTTTTAGAGAGTATTTTTTTTCCAGCTTCCGAGCAATTCTTTTGTTTGCGAAAGCAAGAAATGCGGCTCAAATATCTGCCGCTTTCAACCCAAAGAGACGTTAACCATGAAACCATCACACGGCGAGAGGGATACCTGACtgtcgtcgtcgtcgtcgtcgtcgtcatctTCTTCCTCCGAGCAAATACGCCCTGCAGCTAGTTGACTGGTGGACGAAGCCCTAGTCCCCTGCAAGAATCATTTGCTCTTTGATTACCAGAATTCCACAAAAAGAGAAATCCTTTGCGTGTTATGACTGAAAATGTAACAACCAGAATTAAAATTAAGataaagaaaattcaaaacaaatatttaatttaatattaaatgtACAAATATTCCACAAAAAAGAGAAATCCTTTGCGGGTTACGACTGAAAATGTGACAACCAGAACTAAAATTAAGATAAAGAATATTCAGAACAAATATTTGGAatctttgaatatatatatatatatatatatatatatatatatgataaaaacttcaaaaatttaaacccaaataaatatttcttcaaaatattttttcaataaaaagtgTAGAAGAACCACATAATGATAAATGTTTACCCAAGAGATGCATACGTTCTTTGATAAAAAGATAAATGCACAATAAAagttttcaaagatcttaaaaactcaaatatttttttcaaaaataatattcaaaaaggtTGTTCAAGAAATTTAGGATTTTTTGATCAAAAAGATTTTTACAAACAAATACAAATGAGTCTTTGAATCTTACAATAGATGTACACAAAGATCCATAAGCTATatgaaatttctccaaaaatattaatcaagaaaaatatgctGGAGAAACTATATACTTACtatcaaaaaatgattttcaaaataaagtttaAGAGAAAGTAAGTGCTTTCAAATGCTATGAAATATATCCACCAAAATGATTCTTCAACAATCTTTTAGAGCAATGAATTTGTTAAAGAATAAGCTGATAAGTAATTTATGctccctttcaaaaagattttttaaagagaaaaagagaaagagagtaaaaaatttaAGTACAAAATCTTTGGGAGgatttacaataataatattagttaaaaaaaaatgagtaaTGAAGGGGTGTTTATAGACatctaaaaaatatgaccgtttggggatACGAagggtatttttaaatttgtttaattaaaaaattaaacatattTTAACGTTGAAAATTggacaacccgagagggtcagtcgactgacgaCTTCATCGGTCGGTTAACTTAAGCGTATTTTCAAAAAGTCAATGGGGTTCAGTCAACTGAGGgaatggtcagttggctgacctcaGATGATTTTTCACCCTCTATAGGTTCAGTCAGCTATCCACAAGAGTCGGTTAGTCGAGTGAACAGTGTTGGTCAACTGGGGCCATTTTGTTCTAAAAAAGTGAGTTGGCTGAGAGATGCAAATTTACCAAGTTCTAAGGTCAGTCGACTGTGGaaacttaatttaaaaaatgaTCGGTCGACTAAGctttgtcaaactttgactttGGCTTAAagcatggtcggtcgactgagtttGTTTGAACTAGTAAGGGTCGGTCAACCAAGGTATTTGAACACTTAAGTTTTTGCTTTGATTTTGatcctaaagttattccaaaacccttgtatgattttaacttttatgaaaataatttttgattaaaGTTTAAGTCCCCCTAAAGTttgtctatggtcattctgagcatttacCATGTAATGTagagcatgcattattacagtcattcctaaactaaatgcaattacaactgAAATAAATATGTCTtatttcttctttactcttcaaTTTTCAATGGAATACGCCAAGAGTATGAGTTTTAAGTTCTTCATGGCTTCTATTTTCTttatcttatgtgtgtgttgaaatgTAAACATGATCAAgtacttaaaaacacacataagatacttttactttattagcatcaaaacagggattaaactcaaaaggtcaacataataaagtaaaatataaaataatattaaaatttattcaaatctatctaaattcaaatttatgaTCCAAAATCT
This Malania oleifera isolate guangnan ecotype guangnan chromosome 11, ASM2987363v1, whole genome shotgun sequence DNA region includes the following protein-coding sequences:
- the LOC131143459 gene encoding co-chaperone protein p23-2; this encodes MTTTTTTTTVSRHPEVLWAQRADKVYLTIALPDAKDVSMKCEPQGLLSFSARGVQSELFFFGLQLYGTILPGGCKTKVGLRDIFCSIQKEQKGWWKRLLKSEEKPAPYLKVDWNKWCDEDDDSDDYADLASDDDAGMHVCEDDGSSDDEGMLYLPDLEKARGN